The DNA sequence TCTTCCTTTGGGGTCCATTCGTCTCCTCCGCTCCCGACACTAGGATAGTCGAATAATTTCTGATAAGATAGTAGAAAAATAGAAGAAAAACAGAAAAAATTGAAGTAAAGTTGATTAAAAGGAGCACACCTACATGTACCATTGGTCTGAACTATCCAAAAACTATCCGGCATCCAGCATCCGAAAGATGGCGAAGCTGGCCGCCCAATTTGATGACACCCTGATGCTGACGATGGGCGAACCGAATTTCGAAACCCCGGAATATATCAAAAAAGCAGCGCAGGATGCCATCGCCGCCAATCATACGCACTACGGGCCGAATGTCGGCGAGCTCGCTTTTCAGCAAGCCGTCGCAAAAAAATACACGGACCAGACCGGCATCCCCTTCGAACCGAATGAAGTCATGGCGACTTTCGGCGGAACGGAAGGCATTCTGCATGTTATGATGTCAATCCTGAATCCAGGTGACGAAGTGATCATCGCCGACCCGAGCTATCCGAATTATCTCGGTCAAATCATGCTTTTGGGAGCCAAAGTTGTGCCGGTGCCTGTCTACGAAGAAAATTCATTCAAAATGCAGGCTTCCGACATTGAGCAGGTCATGACCGACAAAACGCGTTTGATCATTCTGAATACCCCGAATAATCCGATGGGTTCAATCCTTGATCCGAGCGATATGGAAGCCATCGTGGCATTGGCTGATCTCCATCAGATTGCGATTCTGTCGGATGAAGTCTACGAAAGTCTCATTTACGATGGAAAGAAACATTTCAGCCTGTTCCAGATACCCGGTGCAAAAGATAATCATTTCGTAGTGAACAGCTTGTCCAAAACCTATGCGATGACGGGTTGGCGGATCGGATATGTCGTCGGCAATCATGAAGCCATCGATCGCATGGCTGAGTTCAGGGAAGGCGTCGGATTCTGCGTCCCGCCCTTCATCCAGGAAGCCGCAATCGCTGCAATCACCGGACCGCAGGATGATGTCCGTTATTTTCTGGAACAATATGACCGTCGCCGCCACATCATCGTCGATGGCTTGAACCAGATCCCCGGCTTCAATTGTCTGAATACGGAAGGCGCCTTCTATGCCTTCCCGAACATCAAGGCATTCGGTAAGTCTTCCTATGATTTTGCGATGGAAATCTTGACGGAAACCCATGTGGCGCTGACGCCGGGCTCCGCTTTCGGGAAAATGGGCGAAGGCTACTTGAGGATCCCATTCGCGGAATCGGAAGAAGTCCTGCAGGAGGCCATTGACCGCATCAAAGCCTATATCATAAAAGCTTATCCGAATTTATAGACAAAAAAACGACGAGGAAACTCGTCGTTTTTTTAATCATTAGTTTTCAGTCTTGGCTGGCTTATTTTTTCCCCATGCTCGCCAGACATGGTAAGCATACTGGGAGAAGGTGATGACTGCCAATCCCCCGACGAACAGCTGCAGATAGATCAATCCCGGCAGACGGAACAAGGAAAGCAGGATCGTAGCAAAAATCAGGACGGTCGTGGCCTTCCCGAATACATTCGCCGGCACGATGATCTTCGGCTCGACATTCAGCAAAGCCACTCCTAGGAATATCTGCAAACCGTCTTTTATCAATACAATCAGGAAAAACCAGTTTTCGATATACCCGATGTCCATCAATGTGTACAGAACCGAAATCTGCATCACTTTGTCCGCAAACGGGTCAGCCACCTGCCCAAATTTCGTGATGGCATCATATTTCCTGGCGATGTAGCCATCGATGATGTCGGTAAGGCTGGCGACCAGAAAAATGATCATCGCCCAACGGACCGGATGCGCCGTATCGGAATAGAAGACCATCAAATAAAAAGGGATCAAAAACAGGCGTATCAGCGTAAGGATGTTCGGTACACGTTTCATAAATTTGGCCTCCCAGCTACCATTGGCGTTCTTCTTACTTATATTTTAATCTATAGCGCGTTCTTTAGCTATTTTAAGCGGAGCCTAAAGCACAAAAAAAGTCCAGAGACCCAGCAGCCGGATGGCAGCAGGTTTCTGAACGATTCTCAATAATGTATCACGTTGTCTTGATAATGGATGCCTGTTCCCGCCAGGAAGACGATTTCATCAAAGAAATATTGCATTTTCTGGGAGGAGGCCAGCATAAATTCCGGA is a window from the Trichococcus shcherbakoviae genome containing:
- a CDS encoding pyridoxal phosphate-dependent aminotransferase — its product is MYHWSELSKNYPASSIRKMAKLAAQFDDTLMLTMGEPNFETPEYIKKAAQDAIAANHTHYGPNVGELAFQQAVAKKYTDQTGIPFEPNEVMATFGGTEGILHVMMSILNPGDEVIIADPSYPNYLGQIMLLGAKVVPVPVYEENSFKMQASDIEQVMTDKTRLIILNTPNNPMGSILDPSDMEAIVALADLHQIAILSDEVYESLIYDGKKHFSLFQIPGAKDNHFVVNSLSKTYAMTGWRIGYVVGNHEAIDRMAEFREGVGFCVPPFIQEAAIAAITGPQDDVRYFLEQYDRRRHIIVDGLNQIPGFNCLNTEGAFYAFPNIKAFGKSSYDFAMEILTETHVALTPGSAFGKMGEGYLRIPFAESEEVLQEAIDRIKAYIIKAYPNL
- a CDS encoding CDP-alcohol phosphatidyltransferase family protein; translated protein: MKRVPNILTLIRLFLIPFYLMVFYSDTAHPVRWAMIIFLVASLTDIIDGYIARKYDAITKFGQVADPFADKVMQISVLYTLMDIGYIENWFFLIVLIKDGLQIFLGVALLNVEPKIIVPANVFGKATTVLIFATILLSLFRLPGLIYLQLFVGGLAVITFSQYAYHVWRAWGKNKPAKTEN